GCGACATTTTTGCGCTATTTGCTGTAGGAACTCGTTTTTTGGATTACAAATTCTCTTAACGATTTTGTAGTTTGAATTTTTGTGTTTCTTGGCAATACACTTTGCTTCGAGCTCTGGTTTCCACCTGGACAAGCGCAAACGGCGAATTTTATTATCGTGGTGGAGTTAGCTGTATCACGGACTAACCACATTTATTTGCGTGAATTAATTTAGAAAATGTAAATCTTTATTTCGGAAAATTGTATGATTTGTGGAAACAAATTTCCCTCGAGCTCAAGTTTCCACCGGCGTGTAAACATCGACGCAACCCGGAAGTGACAACTACTCGTGGCTGACTTAGCTTTAGCATCAGCTAACCATCTTCGTACGTGCCACTTTTGCAGCATGGAGAACACGACCGACGGGACGTGGGATAGTTTAGCTGGAAAACTAAACGACAAGATCTTAGCGGCGCTCCGGGAACTCAAATTTACGCACATGACGCCCGTGCAAGTATGTGCAATGGGCTCTAAACCACATGTACAACTGTGtgtacagtagtagtagtgttttgtgtttttcttccagGCTGCCTGTATCCCACTTTTTATGAGCAACAAGGATGTCGCTGCTGAGGCGGTGAGTGACAAatattccttaaaaaaaaacaaaaaaaaaccagcatGAATTCGAAAAGGTAGCCACTACTTAGCTGTTCAATATGTGGCCAATTGAGGAATAAAAGACATAAATGAACTTCATTGCTTGATCATTCCACCTATGTGGGACACCAGATTGTTCTACTATCATTGTTGTACTATTACTATTATAGACCTGTGttactgtgtgtttgtattttgcaTGGAGATGGTGCTGTGCAATGGATGCTGTCGATTGTCCATGATCTATCATCCATCGATCATTATGTTATTCCGATTGTTGTGTTTAGGTGACTGGGAGTGGAAAGACATTAGCGTTTGTCATTCCCGTTCTGGAAGTTCTGCTCAGGAGAGAAGAGAAGCTCAAGAAGATGCAGGTGTGTGCGCTTCAGGTTGCTAAATTCCAGTCATTTTTGAAGTTTtcaaactttccatgggaattaacgAGAATGATGTTCTTGAACGTGCAGGTGGGCGCGCTGGTGGTCACGCCCACGCGCGAGCTGGCCATGCAGATCAGCGAAGTGATCGGACACTTCCTCCAGAAGTTTCCGCAGTTCACGTAAGTTGACCCATGTCACGGTTATGCGCAAACGGTACCCGGATGaaatggaccaatcacagcGCAACGTGTCGTCTCGCGTGAGTTTGTGTTGTCACTTCCTGTCTTCGTTGTTTCCAGGCAGATGTTGATGATCGGCGGCAACAACCCGATGGAGGACGTGGAGAAGTTCAAGGAAAACGGGTAAAGGCGGACGTCGTGTAACAGAGGCGGGACTgtggctgtgtgaaaggggatAGTGGAAAAACGAAGAcgaaaaacattttatacttCATCCAACCCATCAATCATTTTACTTGTCATTAAGGCCCAACTGATATAGATTTTGGGAGGCACATTcagatatttggcagaataaaatccccccccccccccccccccctccattttGTAATTTTCTGCGTGTCGCGTTGCAGGGCGAACATCGTGGTAGCCACGCCCGGCCGCCTGGAGGACATGTTCCGCCGGAAGGGCGACGGCGTGGACCTGGCCGGCTCGGTCAAGAGTCTGGACGTGCTGGTTCTGGACGAGGCCGACAGACTTCTGGACATGGGCTTCGAGAACAGGTGGGTGGGCGACGATTCTCCACTGGATTTATCAACGAGTAACACGTACACCTTGACTTATGAGATCAATTCATtttgtgaccaagctcgtaacttgATTGACTGATGTCACCCATTAGGCCGCGCCCCTTATAGGCACACCTCCAGTATTccagttgttgttgtgatttAGTTTGTCCCAATGTACGGTAATTGCATTTTCTAAAACCACTAGATttctttgcatttgttttttatttatttttattatatttttatgcaATGCAGTAATATTTTTCTGGACTAAAAACATCGTTATTTTTGgtgggctggaacagatgaaagTCATTTCAATTGATTTTAGTGGGAATACTGGTTTGAGACAGAAGTAAATCGAGTTTTGTTCAGCATATTTGTAGTTTTGCCATTTGCAAATTCGCcgatttgtgcatttttgggggaagCCGTCCTCTGCAATTTGCTCAAAAGTGGAAACAtttctttgctgtttttgtactcAGGCCACACTCTAAAATGAACAATATTGCTTCGGATCCATCCTGTGGCATCTCggtaccaaggaactatgttgaagtgagttgaggtcCATCAATTGGAGAAAAGCAGTAATGTGAcacaatcttgtggcattttggaacTAAGAAAGTGTTGAAattagttgaggagcttcatttcgacaaaagtcGTGATTTGCTGGCGTCTTggggccaaggaactatgttgaagtgagttgaggagctttccTTAGATAAAAGTCGCGATTTGACGCCGCCTTggggccaaggaactatgttgaagtgagttgaggagcttcattttgtcaaatagcaagaagtgctttgctgccatcttgaggcgtatataggcaattacaacCCTTTTTTTGAGTGGCCGTCAATGCCTCGCGGAGATTTGCTCTCCACGGCAAGGCTCGATCCGTACACTGTTCGATCAAAACGATCGCACCGCGTAGCGGGGGAATGGCGCGTCCATAAATACGACGAACGCTTTAGCTGAGTTTCTCTGCGCTGACGCGCTAACGCTAACCCCGGCAGCCTGAACGCCATCCTGAGCTTCCTGCCCAAGCAGCGGCGCACCGGCTTGTTCTCGGCAACGCAGACGCAGGAACTGGACAAGCTGGTCCGAGCAGGACTGCGGAATCCGGTCCGCGTCGCCGTTAAGGAGAAGGGGGTCGCAGACGGCGCCGCCCGGAGGACGCCGTCCGCGCTAAGCAACTACTACACGGTGAGTGGCGCTGGCGGCGGTGGGCCGCGCGGGGACGCTCACGCGGTGTTCCGTCGTCTCCTGCAGGTCTGCCGCGCTGACCGCAAGTTCAACGCGCTGGTGGCGTTTCTACGGCAACACAAACATCAGAAGCAGCTCGTCTTCTTCAGGTGGTGCCTTcacgtcctcctcctcttccagtctcttcttcctcctcctgactcttttttccccctcctcttcctcctgctccttcttcatcctcctcctcatcttcctcttatTCCTCCTCCCtttcctctttctcctcctttttGTCCTTTACCCTCTCTGTCTTCATCCTCCGCTTAttcatcttctttttcttcccctcCTGTTCCTTTTATCCcccttcctctttttcttccctctttctcttcccctcctgctcctcctcagcACGTGCGCCTGCGTGGAGTACTTCGGCCGCGCTCTGGAGACGCTGGTGAAGAGGGTCCCCGTCCACTGCATCCACGGCAAGATGAAACACAAACGCAACAAAATCTTCGCCGACTTCCGAGCCGTCAAAAGGTGAGCTTGCGTCCTTCCGCCCGTCCGCCGCCCCCCTCACGCTGGCCGTGCGGCCGTTACAGCGGCATCCTGGTGTGCACGGACGTCATGGCCCGCGGCATCGACATCCCGGACGTCAACTGGGTGCTGCAGTACGACCCCCCCAGCAGCGCCAGGTGGGTGGCGCTAGCGAACGGTTAGTAGCGTAGCATGCTAGCGTAACGCCCCCGTCTCCTTTCCAGCGCCTTTGTGCACCGCTGCGGTCGCACGGCGCGCATCGGTAACCGCGGCAACGCTTTGGTCTTTCTGCTGCCCATGGAGGAGTCCTACGTCAACTTCCTGTCCATCAACCAGAAGGTGAGGGAGcgactcaaaacactcgtatcgcaaTTTATCTTTGCCCGTTCAAATGATgcaaaacgacaacaaaaacatttgtaagatgttttttaatgaggaaaatagcactctacagtgtTGTACtctatacaaacaaacagcaataaCAGATGTAATTAAAtaggggcgccccaaggttgtgtcctctcgccgctgctcttctctctctacacgaacgactgcacctcagcgctgATAGGATTTAAAGAATtgtagttttgtattttgtgctgAAGCTAGCATACTTTCGTAACAAAGTTATTGTGGTTTGGTTAAAGACCCAACGTGTAATTctccttgttttatgtttagttttaaagtgaaattcaatgtttttttttgtttttaaatggctcACCATCTGCCAAACTCCTTCTTGTGAAGTTGGCTACCACCATAATTTGTGCTTGAAACCAAAGTTTTTGTCCGAGCGACGAAAATCTCGATAGTCGGCTCTCTCGTAAGTGAAGTTACCGCTGTAATGTTTCCATAATCGATCTGTTTGTTCAATGTTTATTACGGAAGGTCCACCAGATGACGTTGACCTGGTACAATATAATTATGCGACAGCAACTTCAAGGTCAACGGTGCCCAAGTATTGCTCCCCACCTATTTTTATTCGACAGCGTGAGGAATCAACTGTATAAAAATCCCTGCGTATGATTAGGGAGTCGAAAAGAAACGTTGCCTTCGCTTCTTCACATGCACCTGCTGTGTTCGTTACGCAATCCCCTTTAGTGGAAGGATGATGAACGGACTTGTGGAAGAATTATTACAACAagctttgttgcatttttttatttatttttttgtgcttattttgtttttcttttgccacAATTGTTACCTTTTTGTGTTGTCTTTTCAGTAATTTTCTttataataatctttttttctgggtttttgcctttatttcccccccacaaaatattttccagggtaatatttttttttttcttatttctatgtcattattattcctcttttttttcttgttaacaatttttcaattgtttgaATTAATTATTCATTCTATACTCCCTAACCCTTTATGGGGATTTTGAGCGGACTTTTTAttcaactatatttaaaaaaaaaaaaaagatgtcctcaaaagttaaatacaactgaagtgttCTCCAgtggtgatattttttttctttccctacTGCAGTGTCCTTTGGAGAAAATGCCCGCCGTGAGCGACGTGGTGGACGTGTTGCCCAAAGTGAAGGCGCTGGCGCAGGCGGACCGCGCCATATTTGATAAGGGCATGAAGGCTTTCGTGTCATACGTGCAGGCCTACGCCAAGCACGAGTGCAGCCTCATCTTCAGGGTCAAAGGTTAAATGTTCAACAGTgtgtacaaacatttaaaaaaaaaataataataataattcccatATGTTTTTTCCCTCTCCCCGTAGATTTGGATTTTGCGTCAATGGCCCGCGGCTTCGCGCTCCTTCGCCTGCCCAAAATGCCAGAACTGCGCGGGAAAAGTTTCCCCGACTTCCAGCCGGCGCCGCTGGACACGGAGAACATTCGCTACAAGGACAAACAGCGCGAGAAGCTGCGGCAGAAAACGCTCGTCGAGCTCAAACTGCGGCGGCGGGAGGGCGGCGACGACCGCGCGGCCAAGAAACCCGTCCGGAACCAAGCCTGGTCCAAACAGAAGGCCAAGAAGGACAGACGCAAGAAGAACGCCACCAAGAGGAAACACGGACAGGTAGGACAATTTATCGACAACTAACCGATTCTCAAATCAATCGACACCTATTATGAAAATCAATTCATCGTTTTGAGACTTTAACCTAAAATTGTACATATCCTCAGAGCAATTTCTGTCAtcttgattatctttgtgttgaatcaaaatgcaacatttgcaaacatctgcttttactttgggaaaaaaaatgagctGGCCCGTCTGTCTGTTTTCAAAAATCTAATGTGAGCCCTGAGCACCAAAGATTGTCCCGCCGCGATCGACGGCCGTTGGCCGACAGAATCCTTGCATCGCCAAAACTATTATTCaggatatttttgttatttcatattcttcaagctattttcaacacttgagATTGGTTACTAATTTGCAGAAATAACACGcacatggggactgaccaatagtatcaatttgtgaaaaaatatggagGAGACCCGGCGACAATACAGCGTGTCAGCGTCGTGCCGAGTGACTCGTTTGCGTTTTGTGTCCTCAGTCCTCCGATGACGAAGACACGGAGGAGCTCCTGAAGGACACTCGTCTGCTCAAGAAACTGAGGAAGGGGCAAATCTGCGAGGAGGACTTCGAGCGCGAGATCACCGGCGGGGCGGATCATTAAAGACGctttccttgttttccttttattgatgttttacaAATAGAGCTTGATGAGCTCATCGCTGACTGCGGACGGCGTGAGAACGCCGAGATCGGTGAAGAGCAGCGTGATGAGCGAGGGCGGCGTGTAGTCCACCAGGGGGTGCTCCTCCGACAGGTTGGAGTGAGTCTTCAACGTGTCCGCCTTGTACTGAAAACACACGTGTGTCACCTCTACTTTAATTGTGTCAATACTGATgagaaatatttttgggtgttccacattttccatgacaaaataaattttacatGGTGTTCGCCGGTTATGTGCCCTGCCACGAATTGATACAAAAAAATCGCCAAGGAATTGACATCAACCCCAAAAGGTTTCAAATTGCAAATAGATCCCACAAGATGGaaacaaagcactacttttgtctaaatgaagctcctcaactcacttcaacatagttagTTACTTGACACCAAGATTCCATAAGATGTCGGCAAAGGActgcttttgtctaaatgaaacttcAACTCACTTTAACCTAGTTCCTCGGCAcccagatgccacaagatgacatcAAGTCATTACTTTTGCCTGACTGAAGCACCTCAACTCGACTTAAACATAGTTCCTTGCCACCAAAATGACTGCAAAGCACTACGTTTTTCTGAATGAAGCtccaactcacttcaacatagttccttggcaataAGATTGTGGTAAAGCGTTGCTTTTGTCTAAGTGAAGGGCCTCAACTCAgttcaacataattccttgtcgccaagatggcagcaaagcactacttttgtctgacTGAAGCTCCTCAATTTATGTTGACATTGTTCTTGGCaacaagatggtgacaaatcagtgcttttttaaaatgaagctcctcaactcactttaacatggTTCCTGGGCACCAAGTTACTacgagatggcggcaaagcatcACTTCTGCCTAAacaaagctcctcaactcacttcaacagtgATAATCAGCTAATATGCGGGGAAGACTAAATTTGGCTCCTTCCACATTTGTCAACTGattccccaaattcccacatttttcattttcccccattCATTTCTATTTTAGAAATGTCGCTCTATTGTTTTAAATCCACCCGTTGAACATTTCTTCCATTTGAACTCATTCCACGGCATGTCAGCTCTTCGTCATTGGCGGCTAGGACGTCTCACCTTGAACTTGTCGGGCACGTCCTGCTGGTTGAGCGGGTAGAGGCGCACGAACTTGAAGCTCTCGGCCACCACGTAGAAGGGCTTGTTGTGGGCTTTGGCGCACGCCGCCATCTGGTAGGTGCCGATCTGTACCAGCGGGGGGGGAGGAGTTTTgcaagcaagcaaacaaacaaacaaacaaacaaacaagtagcGAAACCTTGTTGATGATGCCGCCGCTCTCCACCACGCCTTCTGCGCCCACGATGACCTGATCCACCTTCTCCAGCACGTACCTGGCGCACGCAGCGgcaaatttcaaaatacaatttagaAGTTTTGGGGCCGAATACATTCTTGAGTGTTTCAATGGCAAAACACAATCATGACTTTGTAGCCTTTCCAAAACAACCACAACCGAAACTAAGCGCtgtacatcaataaaaaaaaaaatcgaacatGAAACAATTCCAAAAAAGAATGACGTCAAGAAATAAGgttctttttaataaaaactCTCCTGCAGCACCTCTCAGCCAAATGCGTTCCTCCACATAAATACTGTACGTTtgtgtccaaaatgtttttgcaaaacATTTCAGAGCCTAATGCGGCGTTTTAATTGCAATAATACAGCATTGCGGTGGGAAACTACTAGCTAATTTCTTTTACAGTAAAAAGTCCACACgccccttttcaaatgccaaTTATTTGTGAGAAATTTCTAAGAAAAATAGACCGagataaaacatttcaaagcttttcccaccattaacctgactcataacttcaacaactcgattaaaaaaaaatcattttagggAGTGGATGTCAAAGTAAATGCAGTtgcataaatctgcacaccctcttataaccgGGGCTGGGTTCAgaatcatccaatcacattcaaactcttgttaacacacctgccaccatttaacgtTCAAGTGTTCTAGTAGACTTTTCCTGGCATGCCCCCCCCCCGgggcagaagcctgaaggttttgtgctggcATTTTTTGCGACAAAATAACTCAAATGCTGTCTGGTACTCACCCAACAGCGGCGTCCAGGATAACCGTGACGGGAACGTAGAGCTTTCTCAAGTGTTCGGCCATCAGCCGCCTTCGAAAACAACAATGGGGATGAGTGCGCCCGTCGTCGTGCCGGGGTGTTcggcgggcggcggcggcgactcACCCGGCGCCGTCGGGCTGCGACTCGGTGACGAAGACGGAGAAACGTTTCTTCTCGGCCGCCGCCTTCTCCAGCACCCTCAAGACCACCCGGGAGTACGAGTGCGTCAGGATTTTCTGTCCCGGAACGCAGAGGTGAGTAAGACGCACAGTGTCCCTGTCGCCCAGAAACCTCGTCTGTCCAAATACGATCAATTCCATA
The sequence above is a segment of the Phyllopteryx taeniolatus isolate TA_2022b chromosome 15, UOR_Ptae_1.2, whole genome shotgun sequence genome. Coding sequences within it:
- the ddx55 gene encoding ATP-dependent RNA helicase DDX55 isoform X3; translated protein: MENTTDGTWDSLAGKLNDKILAALRELKFTHMTPVQAACIPLFMSNKDVAAEAVTGSGKTLAFVIPVLEVLLRREEKLKKMQVGALVVTPTRELAMQISEVIGHFLQKFPQFTQMLMIGGNNPMEDVEKFKENGANIVVATPGRLEDMFRRKGDGVDLAGSVKSLDVLVLDEADRLLDMGFENSLNAILSFLPKQRRTGLFSATQTQELDKLVRAGLRNPVRVAVKEKGVADGAARRTPSALSNYYTVSGAGGGGPRGDAHAVFRRLLQVCRADRKFNALVAFLRQHKHQKQLVFFSTCACVEYFGRALETLVKRVPVHCIHGKMKHKRNKIFADFRAVKSAFVHRCGRTARIGNRGNALVFLLPMEESYVNFLSINQKCPLEKMPAVSDVVDVLPKVKALAQADRAIFDKGMKAFVSYVQAYAKHECSLIFRVKDLDFASMARGFALLRLPKMPELRGKSFPDFQPAPLDTENIRYKDKQREKLRQKTLVELKLRRREGGDDRAAKKPVRNQAWSKQKAKKDRRKKNATKRKHGQSSDDEDTEELLKDTRLLKKLRKGQICEEDFEREITGGADH
- the ddx55 gene encoding ATP-dependent RNA helicase DDX55 isoform X1, with product MENTTDGTWDSLAGKLNDKILAALRELKFTHMTPVQAACIPLFMSNKDVAAEAVTGSGKTLAFVIPVLEVLLRREEKLKKMQVGALVVTPTRELAMQISEVIGHFLQKFPQFTQMLMIGGNNPMEDVEKFKENGANIVVATPGRLEDMFRRKGDGVDLAGSVKSLDVLVLDEADRLLDMGFENSLNAILSFLPKQRRTGLFSATQTQELDKLVRAGLRNPVRVAVKEKGVADGAARRTPSALSNYYTVSGAGGGGPRGDAHAVFRRLLQVCRADRKFNALVAFLRQHKHQKQLVFFSTCACVEYFGRALETLVKRVPVHCIHGKMKHKRNKIFADFRAVKSGILVCTDVMARGIDIPDVNWVLQYDPPSSASAFVHRCGRTARIGNRGNALVFLLPMEESYVNFLSINQKCPLEKMPAVSDVVDVLPKVKALAQADRAIFDKGMKAFVSYVQAYAKHECSLIFRVKDLDFASMARGFALLRLPKMPELRGKSFPDFQPAPLDTENIRYKDKQREKLRQKTLVELKLRRREGGDDRAAKKPVRNQAWSKQKAKKDRRKKNATKRKHGQSSDDEDTEELLKDTRLLKKLRKGQICEEDFEREITGGADH
- the ddx55 gene encoding ATP-dependent RNA helicase DDX55 isoform X2; protein product: MENTTDGTWDSLAGKLNDKILAALRELKFTHMTPVQAACIPLFMSNKDVAAEAVTGSGKTLAFVIPVLEVLLRREEKLKKMQVGALVVTPTRELAMQISEVIGHFLQKFPQFTQMLMIGGNNPMEDVEKFKENGANIVVATPGRLEDMFRRKGDGVDLAGSVKSLDVLVLDEADRLLDMGFENSLNAILSFLPKQRRTGLFSATQTQELDKLVRAGLRNPVRVAVKEKGVADGAARRTPSALSNYYTVCRADRKFNALVAFLRQHKHQKQLVFFSTCACVEYFGRALETLVKRVPVHCIHGKMKHKRNKIFADFRAVKSGILVCTDVMARGIDIPDVNWVLQYDPPSSASAFVHRCGRTARIGNRGNALVFLLPMEESYVNFLSINQKCPLEKMPAVSDVVDVLPKVKALAQADRAIFDKGMKAFVSYVQAYAKHECSLIFRVKDLDFASMARGFALLRLPKMPELRGKSFPDFQPAPLDTENIRYKDKQREKLRQKTLVELKLRRREGGDDRAAKKPVRNQAWSKQKAKKDRRKKNATKRKHGQSSDDEDTEELLKDTRLLKKLRKGQICEEDFEREITGGADH
- the eif2b1 gene encoding translation initiation factor eIF-2B subunit alpha isoform X2; protein product: MNEEELLEYFRAQLRQDPDVASAVAAIRTLLEFLKRDEGETLLGLRENLKWATDRLASVDSSVAVSSGGELFLRFISLTWLEHQELSCCKKVMEERGQLFMDKISMSRGKVAKLCHTFIKDGAKILTHSYSRVVLRVLEKAAAEKKRFSVFVTESQPDGAGRLMAEHLRKLYVPVTVILDAAVGYVLEKVDQVIVGAEGVVESGGIINKIGTYQMAACAKAHNKPFYVVAESFKFVRLYPLNQQDVPDKFKYKADTLKTHSNLSEEHPLVDYTPPSLITLLFTDLGVLTPSAVSDELIKLYL
- the eif2b1 gene encoding translation initiation factor eIF-2B subunit alpha isoform X1; protein product: MNEEELLEYFRAQLRQDPDVASAVAAIRTLLEFLKRDEGETLLGLRENLKWATDRLASVDSSVAVSSGGELFLRFISLTWLEHQELSCCKKVMEERGQLFMDKISMSRGKVAKLCHTFIKDGAKILTHSYSRVVLRVLEKAAAEKKRFSVFVTESQPDGAGRLMAEHLRKLYVPVTVILDAAVGYVLEKVDQVIVGAEGVVESGGIINKVSLLVCLFVCLFACLQNSSPPAGTDRHLPDGGVRQSPQQALLRGGRELQVRAPLPAQPAGRARQVQVQGGHVEDSLQPVGGAPPGGLHAALAHHAALHRSRRSHAVRSQR